One window of Mediterraneibacter butyricigenes genomic DNA carries:
- a CDS encoding HAD family hydrolase, whose product MKIKAIFFDVDDTLYDLSGPFVRAYDSFYGEKYPVTAQEMFIRSRRRSDEVYALTLTGEMSKHDMYIYRMQKAFEDAGIQIPAEEALQYQEYYAACQRQISMTPYMKQWLEHWKGKIPMGVITNGPAEHQWNKVHDLGLLEYFDRDKVLVSEELGTAKPDPKIFELALERVGTSPEETCFVGDSFSMDMTGACKAGWKTIWMNHRKHEPLENGAVPDYVVSSEKEMCELIEKLI is encoded by the coding sequence ATGAAGATAAAAGCAATATTTTTTGATGTGGATGATACGTTGTATGATCTTTCAGGTCCGTTTGTCAGGGCATATGATAGTTTTTATGGCGAAAAATATCCGGTAACAGCACAGGAGATGTTCATACGGAGCAGACGGCGCAGTGATGAGGTGTACGCGCTGACGCTGACCGGTGAAATGTCCAAGCATGATATGTATATTTACCGGATGCAGAAAGCGTTTGAAGATGCCGGAATCCAGATTCCGGCAGAGGAGGCGCTTCAATATCAGGAATATTACGCGGCATGCCAGCGGCAGATCAGTATGACTCCTTATATGAAACAATGGCTGGAACACTGGAAGGGGAAAATCCCGATGGGCGTGATTACGAACGGGCCTGCAGAGCATCAGTGGAATAAGGTGCACGATCTGGGATTGCTGGAATATTTCGACAGGGATAAGGTTCTGGTTTCGGAAGAACTGGGAACAGCAAAGCCGGATCCGAAGATTTTTGAACTTGCACTGGAGAGAGTGGGAACGAGTCCGGAAGAAACTTGTTTCGTGGGAGATTCCTTTTCTATGGATATGACAGGCGCCTGTAAGGCTGGCTGGAAGACTATCTGGATGAATCACAGAAAGCATGAGCCACTTGAGAACGGGGCAGTTCCGGATTATGTTGTTTCTTCGGAAAAAGAAATGTGTGAGCTGATCGAGAAGCTGATATAG
- a CDS encoding iron-containing alcohol dehydrogenase — translation MKNFRQYTPTEILFGKDTEDLTGEEVRKWGGSRVLIVFGGGSVVRSGLLKRVEDTLVAEGIVYEEFGGVHPNPLMSFAQKGVEEAISFDADLILAVGGGSAIDTAKAIAHGVANPEATLEEIWDGKIALKKSLPVGVVLTLAAAGSEMSNSSVLTNERTGKKKGLGTDLNRPRFAIMNPELTYTIPKYQLTCGIVDIMMHTLDRYFTPVEGNQMTDRIAENLLQNVIENGRIAFKDQTDYDAMSELMWCSSLSHNGITGLGGTREFAVHKLGHELSAAYDVAHGASLSATWGAWAKYVMMAKPERFAQYARKVWNVEETDDIDAAIAGIEKTVEYFASLDMPVCLPDLEQPGDKGKVGVLSEEVLYELADRVTAGDTMKISTLQPMNREDILNIYQLANKEA, via the coding sequence ATGAAAAATTTCAGACAATATACCCCTACGGAGATTTTGTTTGGAAAGGATACAGAAGACCTGACCGGTGAAGAAGTACGAAAATGGGGCGGCTCCCGAGTGCTGATCGTATTTGGCGGCGGAAGCGTGGTACGAAGCGGACTTCTGAAACGGGTAGAAGATACACTGGTAGCAGAAGGCATTGTTTACGAAGAGTTTGGCGGTGTCCACCCAAATCCGCTGATGAGTTTTGCCCAGAAGGGAGTGGAAGAAGCGATTTCTTTCGATGCGGATCTGATTCTGGCTGTAGGTGGCGGAAGTGCTATTGATACGGCGAAAGCCATTGCCCACGGAGTGGCAAACCCGGAGGCGACGTTGGAAGAAATCTGGGATGGAAAGATTGCACTGAAGAAATCCTTGCCGGTAGGTGTGGTTCTGACACTGGCAGCAGCCGGAAGCGAAATGAGTAATTCCAGTGTACTGACCAATGAAAGAACTGGGAAGAAAAAGGGACTGGGAACAGATCTGAACCGTCCGAGATTCGCGATCATGAATCCGGAACTGACATACACCATACCGAAATATCAACTGACCTGTGGGATCGTAGACATTATGATGCATACACTGGATCGGTATTTTACACCGGTGGAAGGGAATCAGATGACAGATCGGATCGCAGAAAATCTGCTTCAGAATGTAATCGAAAATGGAAGGATCGCATTTAAGGATCAGACAGATTATGATGCAATGAGCGAGCTGATGTGGTGTTCCAGCCTTTCCCACAATGGGATCACGGGACTTGGCGGAACCAGAGAATTTGCAGTTCATAAGCTGGGCCATGAGCTGAGTGCGGCATATGATGTGGCACACGGTGCTTCTTTATCTGCCACCTGGGGAGCCTGGGCAAAATATGTCATGATGGCAAAACCGGAGCGATTTGCTCAGTATGCAAGAAAGGTATGGAACGTAGAAGAGACAGACGATATTGATGCAGCGATCGCCGGAATCGAGAAGACGGTCGAATATTTTGCATCCCTGGATATGCCGGTTTGCCTGCCGGATCTGGAACAGCCGGGGGACAAAGGAAAGGTAGGCGTCTTGTCAGAAGAGGTCTTATATGAGCTGGCAGACCGGGTGACTGCAGGGGATACGATGAAGATTTCTACGCTTCAGCCGATGAACAGGGAAGATATTCTGAATATTTACCAGCTGGCCAACAAAGAAGCATGA
- the xdhB gene encoding xanthine dehydrogenase subunit XdhB — MYDIKALYEAQSVDDAVHLMQQHPQAQIIAGGSDVLVQIREGRRAGVELVSIYGLDELRGVTMEEDGTIRIGSLTSFSHITKDPLIQKYINVLGEAVDMVGGPQIRNIGTIGGNTCNGVTSADSASTLHAWDAIVELTGPEGVRRLPIREFYIKAGKVDLRPAELQTAILLPRDSYEGYFGHYIKYAMRNAMDIATLGCSVNVKLSEDKQRIEDARIAYGVAGPIPIRAVAAEEQIRGKELSPEQVSAFSKAVLADINPRDSWRASKAFREHISQVLAKRALTEAIHRAGGEIHE; from the coding sequence ATGTATGATATCAAAGCATTATATGAGGCTCAAAGTGTGGACGATGCAGTTCACCTGATGCAGCAACATCCGCAGGCGCAGATCATTGCGGGGGGAAGCGATGTTCTGGTGCAGATCAGGGAAGGAAGAAGAGCCGGTGTAGAATTGGTCAGCATTTACGGGCTGGATGAACTGCGCGGAGTGACGATGGAAGAAGACGGGACGATCCGAATCGGTTCCCTGACCAGTTTTTCTCATATTACCAAGGATCCGCTGATTCAGAAATATATCAATGTTCTGGGAGAGGCAGTGGATATGGTAGGTGGTCCTCAGATCCGGAATATCGGAACCATTGGCGGAAACACCTGTAACGGAGTGACATCGGCGGATTCTGCATCTACACTGCATGCATGGGATGCCATTGTAGAGCTGACCGGTCCGGAGGGAGTCCGAAGACTTCCGATCCGTGAGTTCTATATCAAAGCAGGAAAGGTAGATTTGCGACCGGCAGAATTGCAGACGGCAATCCTGCTTCCGAGAGATTCTTATGAAGGATATTTTGGACATTATATTAAATATGCCATGCGAAATGCCATGGATATCGCAACGCTGGGCTGTTCGGTAAACGTGAAATTATCGGAGGATAAACAGCGGATCGAAGATGCCAGAATCGCATACGGTGTGGCAGGACCGATTCCGATTCGTGCCGTGGCTGCGGAAGAACAGATTCGGGGAAAAGAACTGAGTCCAGAACAAGTGAGTGCATTTTCCAAAGCAGTGCTTGCTGACATCAATCCACGTGACAGTTGGAGAGCCAGCAAGGCGTTTCGAGAACATATTTCCCAGGTGCTTGCAAAAAGAGCACTGACGGAAGCAATCCACAGAGCCGGAGGTGAGATCCATGAGTGA
- a CDS encoding Mrp/NBP35 family ATP-binding protein has translation MSEQCSKESCAGCAQAGSCSSQKPADLKEPANPYSCVRKVIGVVSGKGGVGKSMVTASLARQLRKQGYTVGILDADITGPSIPKMYGLHERALGAEEGIYPCVAEDGTKIMSINLMLENEEDPVIWRGPVIAGVVKQFWTDVMWGDLDVLLVDMPPGTGDVPLTVFQSLPVDGTVIVTSPQDLVRMIVKKAYSMAKQMNIPVLGLVENYSYLVCPDCGKKIEVFGHSHIDEIAAELGTEVLGKIPIDQTLAEAVENEQFYNVENPYLDEIVDKIL, from the coding sequence ATGTCAGAACAATGTTCAAAAGAATCATGCGCAGGATGCGCGCAGGCTGGAAGTTGTTCCAGCCAGAAACCAGCTGATCTGAAAGAACCGGCCAATCCCTATTCCTGCGTCCGTAAAGTGATCGGAGTTGTCAGTGGAAAAGGCGGTGTGGGCAAGTCCATGGTAACGGCTTCCCTTGCGAGACAGCTTCGCAAACAGGGATATACAGTAGGTATTCTGGATGCGGATATTACTGGACCGTCGATCCCGAAGATGTATGGCTTACATGAACGGGCACTGGGAGCAGAAGAAGGAATCTATCCTTGTGTGGCAGAGGACGGGACCAAGATCATGTCCATCAACCTGATGCTGGAGAATGAAGAAGATCCGGTGATCTGGAGAGGCCCGGTTATCGCAGGTGTGGTCAAACAGTTCTGGACAGATGTGATGTGGGGAGATCTGGATGTGTTGCTTGTAGATATGCCGCCGGGAACCGGTGACGTTCCGCTGACTGTATTCCAGTCCCTTCCGGTGGATGGAACTGTGATCGTGACATCGCCGCAGGATCTGGTCAGAATGATCGTGAAGAAGGCATATTCCATGGCAAAACAGATGAATATTCCGGTACTCGGTCTGGTGGAAAATTACAGTTATCTGGTCTGTCCGGATTGCGGAAAGAAGATCGAAGTCTTCGGTCACAGCCATATCGATGAGATTGCGGCAGAACTTGGAACGGAAGTTTTAGGAAAAATTCCGATTGATCAGACTCTGGCGGAGGCAGTAGAGAACGAACAGTTCTACAATGTGGAGAACCCGTATCTGGATGAAATCGTGGATAAAATTTTATAA
- the xdhA gene encoding xanthine dehydrogenase subunit XdhA gives MTMDNGVIGKSIKRVDAFDKVTGRAKYTDDLCDKSAYIARVLHSTVANGKVLSVDTSEAEKIPGVVKVVTCFDVPKIYFPTAGHPWSTEEAHQDVADRLLLTDRVRFYGDDVAAVIAENEVAAAQALRVIHVEYEEYPFVLDAQKAMEEGAPQLHEDFPNNVLKHTSIRNGNYEEAIKEPGLIKVEGWYDTPTVQHCHIENFICYAQEEDGKIKITSSTQIPHIVRRVVGQALGIPWGKVRVIKPYIGGGFGNKQDVLYEPLCAYLSTQVGGRLVKMDMTREETFVCNRVRHAIRSHIISYVRPDGTFVARKLECFSNQGAYASHGHSIAAKGMGAFPQLYPCPNVEADSYTVFTNRPVAGAMRGYGIPQAMFAVESHTDEVAKAIGMTPLAFRQKNLMPKGFTDGFSKNVMYEDSFNQCMDKARAYTDYDRKVKEYEDQTGEVRKGIGLAAFWYNTAVWPISLETSSCRIVLNQDGSVQVQVGETEIGQGADTAFSQMAADTLGIPVERVHVVSSQDTDITPFGTGAYASRQTYTAGFSIHQTALLLKERILSYAHELTRMPVSIMDLTAGKIIRKTDGMVLLTLEELATEALYSLSHSEHLTAESTYQIKSNAYSLGCTIAEVEVDIPACKVKLTDIINVHDCGRLINPALAQAQVHGGMSMGIGYGMSEYLQFDEKTGRTLNDNLLDYKLSTCMDHPHLEGEFVENYEPTSVYGTKALGEPPVCSVAPAIRNAILQATGVGVNELPLNPHHLFKAFSEAGLV, from the coding sequence ATGACAATGGACAATGGTGTGATTGGAAAAAGCATCAAACGTGTGGATGCCTTTGATAAGGTGACAGGCCGCGCAAAATATACAGATGATCTGTGCGATAAGAGTGCTTATATTGCCAGAGTGTTGCATTCGACAGTTGCAAACGGAAAGGTATTGTCGGTGGATACCTCCGAAGCGGAAAAGATTCCGGGAGTGGTAAAGGTGGTCACCTGTTTTGATGTGCCGAAGATTTATTTTCCGACGGCAGGACATCCCTGGTCCACAGAGGAAGCACATCAGGATGTTGCAGACCGATTGCTGCTGACAGACCGGGTACGGTTTTACGGGGATGATGTGGCAGCCGTGATTGCGGAAAATGAGGTGGCAGCAGCTCAGGCACTCCGTGTGATCCATGTAGAATATGAAGAATATCCATTCGTGCTGGATGCACAGAAAGCAATGGAGGAAGGTGCACCGCAGCTTCACGAAGATTTTCCGAACAATGTTCTGAAACATACCAGCATTCGAAACGGAAATTATGAAGAGGCGATCAAAGAGCCGGGACTGATTAAGGTGGAAGGATGGTACGATACACCTACAGTCCAGCATTGCCATATTGAGAATTTTATCTGCTATGCGCAGGAAGAGGACGGAAAGATCAAGATTACATCGTCTACCCAGATCCCGCATATTGTAAGGCGTGTGGTAGGGCAGGCACTGGGAATTCCATGGGGAAAGGTGCGCGTGATTAAGCCTTACATTGGCGGTGGGTTCGGAAATAAGCAGGATGTACTGTACGAACCACTGTGTGCCTATCTTTCCACACAGGTAGGTGGCCGCCTGGTGAAAATGGATATGACTAGAGAAGAGACTTTTGTCTGCAACCGGGTGCGCCATGCGATTCGGAGTCATATCATTTCCTATGTCCGTCCAGATGGAACCTTTGTGGCAAGAAAGCTGGAGTGCTTTTCCAACCAGGGGGCCTATGCTTCCCATGGTCACAGTATCGCGGCAAAGGGAATGGGAGCATTTCCACAGCTTTATCCCTGCCCAAATGTAGAGGCTGATTCTTATACGGTGTTTACCAACCGTCCAGTGGCAGGTGCCATGCGTGGATATGGAATCCCGCAGGCCATGTTTGCCGTGGAGAGTCATACCGATGAAGTGGCAAAAGCCATTGGCATGACACCTCTTGCGTTCCGTCAGAAGAATCTGATGCCGAAAGGATTTACCGACGGATTTTCGAAAAATGTGATGTATGAGGATTCCTTTAACCAATGTATGGATAAGGCGAGAGCCTATACAGATTATGACCGGAAAGTCAAGGAGTACGAGGATCAGACCGGAGAAGTACGAAAAGGAATCGGTCTGGCGGCATTCTGGTATAATACGGCAGTTTGGCCGATTTCTCTGGAAACTTCTTCTTGTCGAATTGTTCTGAATCAGGATGGTTCCGTACAGGTACAGGTAGGAGAGACCGAGATCGGACAGGGGGCGGATACAGCCTTTTCACAGATGGCGGCGGATACGCTTGGAATTCCAGTGGAGCGGGTGCATGTTGTATCCAGTCAGGACACGGATATCACACCATTTGGTACCGGTGCTTATGCATCCAGACAGACTTATACCGCTGGTTTTTCCATCCATCAGACAGCACTGCTTCTGAAAGAGAGAATCTTAAGCTATGCCCATGAATTGACACGGATGCCGGTAAGTATCATGGATCTGACCGCGGGAAAGATTATCAGAAAGACAGATGGTATGGTCTTGCTTACCCTAGAAGAACTGGCGACGGAAGCATTGTACAGCCTGTCGCACAGCGAACATCTGACGGCGGAGAGTACATACCAGATCAAAAGCAATGCCTATTCACTGGGCTGTACCATTGCAGAAGTGGAAGTGGATATTCCGGCATGCAAGGTGAAGCTGACCGATATCATCAATGTGCACGATTGCGGACGCCTGATCAATCCGGCGCTTGCCCAGGCTCAGGTTCACGGTGGCATGAGCATGGGAATCGGATATGGAATGTCCGAATATTTGCAGTTTGACGAGAAGACCGGAAGAACTTTAAACGACAATCTTCTGGATTATAAATTATCGACCTGTATGGATCATCCGCATCTGGAAGGAGAATTTGTGGAAAATTATGAACCCACCAGTGTCTATGGAACTAAAGCGCTGGGAGAGCCTCCGGTCTGTTCTGTGGCTCCGGCCATCCGCAATGCCATCCTTCAGGCAACAGGAGTAGGTGTTAATGAATTACCACTGAATCCCCATCATTTGTTCAAGGCATTCAGTGAAGCTGGACTGGTATAG
- the xdhC gene encoding xanthine dehydrogenase subunit XdhC encodes MSEKQYKLVRCTINGKETETIVDVRASLTDMLRNDYRLTSVKKGCEVGECGACNVIIDGECFNSCIYLAVWAEGKNIRTLESLMGPNGELSDIQQAFIDEAAVQCGFCTPGFIMTAVEILESGKRYSREELRKLLSGHLCRCTGYENILNAVEKTMEKRLEEAEHTQTEA; translated from the coding sequence ATGAGTGAAAAACAGTATAAGCTGGTTCGGTGCACCATTAACGGAAAAGAGACGGAAACGATCGTAGACGTGAGGGCCTCGCTGACAGATATGCTGCGAAATGACTATCGTCTGACCAGCGTGAAAAAAGGCTGTGAAGTAGGGGAATGTGGAGCCTGTAATGTGATCATTGACGGGGAATGTTTTAACTCCTGCATCTATCTGGCAGTCTGGGCGGAAGGTAAAAACATTCGGACGCTGGAGAGCCTGATGGGACCAAACGGAGAACTCTCAGACATTCAGCAGGCATTTATTGATGAAGCGGCTGTACAGTGCGGATTCTGTACACCGGGCTTTATTATGACGGCAGTGGAAATTCTGGAATCCGGAAAACGCTATTCCAGAGAAGAATTAAGAAAACTGCTGTCCGGTCATCTGTGTCGTTGTACCGGATATGAGAACATTTTAAATGCAGTAGAAAAGACCATGGAAAAACGGCTGGAAGAAGCGGAGCACACGCAAACAGAAGCGTAA
- a CDS encoding amidohydrolase family protein — MGPNFILKGNICYCETPERFTIVEHGVLVCKEGLVEGVYQEIPEAFADFEVRDAGEKLIIPGLVDLHLHAPQYTFRATHMDLELLEWLENYAFPAEAKYKDAEYARKAYGIFVDRLRDSATTRACMFGTLHVEATEILMELLEKSGLHTMVGKVNMDRNSPDYLREESADVSGEATVEWIKDCKKKFRNTKPILTPRFIPSCTDELMENLKKIQLHFQLPLQSHLSENLSEIDWVQELCPTSAFYGDAYDQFGLFGADCPTIMAHCVYSSDEEIRRMKENGVFVAHCPESNMNLASGIAPIRKYMQEGLKVGLGSDVAGGTKEDMFAAMMHAIQCSKLRWRVIDDTLAPLTASEVFYLATKGGGEFFGKVGSFEPGYEFDAVVLDDSRLKDVEPVSVADRIERFIYLEQEEDIRAKYVAGKEVFWR, encoded by the coding sequence ATGGGACCTAATTTTATTTTAAAGGGAAATATCTGTTACTGTGAGACACCGGAAAGATTCACGATTGTAGAGCATGGGGTGCTGGTCTGTAAGGAAGGACTGGTGGAAGGTGTCTATCAGGAAATACCGGAAGCATTTGCTGACTTTGAGGTGAGAGATGCCGGGGAGAAGCTGATCATTCCGGGACTGGTGGATCTGCATCTTCATGCGCCGCAGTATACCTTCCGTGCAACACATATGGATCTGGAGTTGCTGGAATGGCTGGAGAATTATGCGTTTCCGGCTGAAGCCAAATATAAAGATGCGGAATATGCAAGAAAGGCATACGGGATCTTTGTGGATCGTTTAAGAGACAGTGCCACGACTCGTGCATGCATGTTTGGAACGCTTCATGTGGAGGCAACAGAGATTCTGATGGAGCTCTTGGAAAAATCCGGACTTCATACCATGGTCGGGAAGGTGAATATGGATCGGAATTCTCCGGATTATCTGAGAGAGGAAAGTGCAGATGTCTCCGGTGAAGCTACGGTAGAATGGATTAAGGACTGCAAGAAAAAGTTCCGTAATACGAAACCGATTCTGACTCCGAGATTTATTCCGAGCTGTACGGATGAACTGATGGAGAATTTAAAAAAGATCCAACTTCATTTTCAGCTTCCGCTGCAGAGTCATCTTTCGGAAAATCTGAGTGAGATTGACTGGGTGCAGGAACTCTGCCCGACTTCCGCATTTTACGGGGATGCCTATGATCAGTTTGGACTTTTCGGAGCGGATTGTCCGACCATTATGGCGCATTGTGTGTATTCTTCCGATGAGGAAATCCGGCGCATGAAAGAAAATGGAGTCTTCGTGGCACATTGTCCGGAATCCAATATGAATCTGGCATCGGGAATCGCACCGATCCGCAAATATATGCAAGAAGGACTGAAAGTAGGACTGGGAAGTGACGTGGCCGGAGGAACCAAAGAAGATATGTTTGCAGCGATGATGCATGCCATTCAGTGTTCGAAGCTGCGCTGGCGGGTGATCGATGATACGCTGGCACCGCTGACGGCATCCGAAGTCTTTTATCTGGCGACCAAAGGAGGCGGAGAATTCTTTGGCAAAGTGGGAAGTTTTGAGCCGGGATATGAATTTGATGCGGTAGTATTGGATGACAGCCGGTTAAAGGATGTGGAACCGGTAAGTGTAGCAGATCGGATCGAGCGATTTATCTATCTGGAGCAGGAAGAAGATATCAGAGCAAAATATGTAGCAGGCAAAGAAGTATTCTGGAGGTGA
- the ygeW gene encoding knotted carbamoyltransferase YgeW: MDAKLQGYIDKLNKLNFKEMYNGDFFLTWEKTDDEIEAVFTLADALRYMRENNISTKVFESGLGISLFRDNSTRTRFSFASACNLLGLEVQDLDEGKSQVAHGETVRETANMISFMADVIGIRDDMYIGKGNKYMHEVVDAVTQGNKDGILEQKPTLVNLQCDIDHPTQAMADMLHIIHEFGGVENLKGKKLAMTWAYSPSYGKPLSVPQGVIGLMTRFGMDVVLAHPEGYEVFPEVEAVATENAKKSGGSFTKTNDMKEAFKDADIVYPKSWAPFAAMEKRTDLYAEGDQAGIDALEKELLAQNAEHKDWACTEEMMSLTKDGKALYLHCLPADISGVSCEEGEVDGSVFDRYRDPLYKEASYKPYIIAAMIFLAKFADPADILKKLEERSTPRILK, encoded by the coding sequence ATGGACGCTAAATTACAGGGATATATTGACAAACTGAACAAACTGAACTTTAAAGAGATGTACAACGGAGACTTTTTCCTGACCTGGGAAAAGACAGACGATGAGATCGAAGCAGTCTTCACTCTGGCTGATGCACTCCGCTACATGAGAGAGAACAACATTTCCACAAAAGTCTTCGAGAGCGGTCTTGGAATCTCTTTATTCCGTGACAACTCCACCCGTACCCGTTTCTCTTTCGCTTCCGCATGTAACCTCTTAGGTCTGGAAGTTCAGGATCTGGACGAAGGAAAATCTCAGGTTGCTCACGGTGAGACTGTCCGCGAGACAGCCAACATGATCTCTTTCATGGCTGATGTCATCGGTATCCGTGACGATATGTACATCGGAAAAGGAAACAAATACATGCACGAAGTGGTTGACGCTGTCACACAGGGCAACAAGGACGGAATCTTAGAGCAGAAACCTACCCTGGTCAACTTACAGTGCGATATTGACCACCCGACCCAGGCTATGGCTGATATGCTCCACATCATCCACGAATTCGGCGGTGTTGAGAACTTAAAAGGAAAAAAACTGGCTATGACATGGGCTTACTCACCGTCTTACGGAAAGCCGCTGTCTGTTCCGCAGGGCGTGATCGGTCTGATGACCCGTTTCGGAATGGATGTTGTTCTGGCTCATCCGGAAGGGTACGAAGTCTTCCCGGAAGTGGAAGCGGTCGCAACAGAGAACGCAAAGAAATCCGGTGGATCCTTCACCAAAACCAACGATATGAAAGAAGCCTTCAAGGATGCTGATATTGTATATCCGAAGAGCTGGGCTCCGTTCGCTGCCATGGAGAAACGTACCGATCTGTATGCAGAAGGCGATCAGGCAGGAATCGATGCTCTGGAAAAAGAACTGCTGGCTCAGAACGCAGAGCACAAAGACTGGGCTTGTACGGAAGAGATGATGTCTCTGACCAAAGACGGAAAAGCACTTTACCTGCACTGTCTGCCGGCTGATATCAGTGGCGTAAGCTGTGAAGAAGGTGAAGTAGACGGAAGCGTCTTCGATCGTTACAGAGATCCGCTTTACAAAGAAGCAAGCTACAAACCGTACATTATCGCTGCGATGATCTTCCTTGCAAAATTTGCGGATCCGGCAGATATTCTGAAAAAATTAGAGGAAAGAAGTACTCCAAGAATTTTGAAATAA
- a CDS encoding helix-turn-helix transcriptional regulator, translated as MEVSRLEFLKQIAHALAVQFGDNCEVLVHDLARNSVENSIVYIENGHVTGRALGGSPSRAVLDVIRHPDGAFEDQLSYLTKTENGRILKSSTIYIKDEHGKPRYILSINFDITNLIALESSLHSLTAVPEPSVATPQEAPKVIPHDVNELLDELIQQSVALVGVPVALMTKDDKIKAIKFLNETGAFLITRSGDKVAKYFEISKYTLYSYINMNKES; from the coding sequence ATGGAAGTTTCCAGACTGGAATTTTTAAAACAGATTGCGCATGCACTGGCCGTTCAATTCGGAGACAACTGCGAGGTTCTGGTTCATGATCTGGCCCGCAATTCCGTTGAAAATTCTATCGTCTATATTGAAAATGGACATGTCACCGGTCGTGCACTTGGCGGCAGCCCATCCCGTGCCGTATTAGATGTCATCCGCCATCCGGACGGGGCATTTGAAGACCAGCTTTCTTATCTGACCAAGACCGAAAACGGACGGATTTTAAAATCCAGTACAATCTATATAAAGGATGAGCACGGAAAACCCCGTTATATTCTGTCTATCAATTTTGACATTACCAATCTGATAGCTCTGGAAAGCAGTCTCCATTCTCTGACTGCTGTACCGGAACCTTCGGTTGCAACCCCACAGGAAGCCCCAAAAGTGATTCCGCATGATGTCAATGAACTTCTGGACGAGCTGATTCAGCAGTCTGTCGCCCTGGTCGGTGTACCGGTAGCTCTGATGACAAAGGACGACAAGATCAAAGCCATCAAGTTTTTAAATGAAACCGGCGCCTTTCTGATCACCCGTTCCGGCGATAAGGTGGCAAAATATTTTGAAATTTCCAAATATACGCTGTATAGCTATATTAATATGAACAAAGAATCCTGA